From Erigeron canadensis isolate Cc75 chromosome 8, C_canadensis_v1, whole genome shotgun sequence, one genomic window encodes:
- the LOC122610693 gene encoding indole-3-acetic acid-induced protein ARG7-like: protein MESPKKGKKNFLTKTWKRCRSFPSKKNVAPEGFFPVYVGPEKQWFAVKMKYANHPLFRMLLEDAEIEYGYDTPGPLLLPCDVDLFYKVVAEMEANEMEQPRGCGFVYGSCSPFNPSRRIGNARGNQMAKGYGGYGLLTPSRLLMN, encoded by the coding sequence ATGGAGTCACCAAAAAAAGGTAAGAAAAACTTTCTAACCAAGACATGGAAACGGTGTCGATCTTTTCCAAGCAAAAAAAATGTTGCCCCGGAAGGCTTTTTCCCGGTTTACGTTGGACCCGAAAAACAATGGTTTGCGGTCAAGATGAAATATGCTAATCATCCATTATTTAGGATGCTTCTAGAAGATGCTGAAATTGAATACGGGTATGATACACCCGGCCCGCTATTACTCCCATGCGATGTTGATCTTTTTTATAAAGTGGTTGCGGAGATGGAGGCTAATGAAATGGAGCAGCCTCGTGGATGTGGGTTTGTATACGGGTCGTGTAGCCCGTTTAATCCGAGTAGGCGAATAGGAAATGCGCGTGGCAATCAGATGGCTAAAGGATACGGTGGTTATGGACTTCTTACTCCTTCACGGTTGCTAATGAATTAA
- the LOC122579979 gene encoding 11-beta-hydroxysteroid dehydrogenase-like 2 encodes MIHKILNAALLPVSIILFFVLVPSFWLFNLLRFCYKSVHPEVLKDKVILITGASSGIGEQMAYEFAKEGACLVLVARRKNHLLLVAEKAKAMGSPDVIVIPADISKLEDCDTFIYQTIKHFGKLDYLVNNAAIGIFGLFEDQTMLPFHTSVMDINFWGSVYTTRFALPHLRRSRGKIITICSCGSWFATPRVSTYNASKAAVLSFFETLRIEVGSDVDIRVVTPGMIETSLTNEEWLKEANALWIPRTSAKRCAEKIVKSTKRGDRYFTVPSWMKTIYLWKILCPEIVNSIMNFLFICWPKIFSKKSKIQHLGFKTVY; translated from the exons ATGATTCACAAGATTTTAAATGCCGCTTTACTTCCTGTTTCAATCATCTTGTTTTTCGTCTTAGTACCTTCATTTTGGCTGTTTAATCTCTTGAGGTTTTGCTACAAAAGTGTTCATCCTGAGGTGCTCAAGGACAAAGTTATACTCATTACTGGAGCTTCAAGTGGCATCGGTGAG CAAATGGCATATGAGTTTGCAAAAGAAGGGGCGTGTTTAGTGTTAGTTGCTAGACGAAAGAATCATCTTCTTCTTGTAGCAGAAAAGGCCAAGGCAATGGGATCCCCGGATGTGATTGTGATACCGGCCGATATTTCCAAACTTGAGGACTGTGACACATTTATATATCAAACCATCAAACATTTCGGAAAAT tGGATTACCTCGTGAATAATGCCGCTATTGGTATATTTGGTCTCTTCGAAGATCAAACAATGCTTCCCTTTCATACTTCAGTCATG GATATAAACTTTTGGGGATCCGTTTATACCACACGTTTTGCACTTCCACATTTAAGGAGGAGTAGAGGGAAAATAATCACAATTTGTTCTTGTGGGAGTTGGTTTGCAACTCCAAGAGTAAGTACCTATAAT GCAAGTAAAGCAGCAGTGCTAAGTTTCTTTGAAACGTTAAGGATCGAGGTTGGTTCAGACGTTGATATACGAGTAGTAACTCCAGGAATGATCGAGACAAGCTTAACCAATGAAGAATGGTTAAAGGAG GCAAATGCGTTATGGATACCAAGGACATCGGCTAAAAGATGTGCGGAGAAGATTGTTAAAAGCACGAAACGTGGAGATAGATATTTTACGGTCCCTTCATGGATGAAGACGATATATTTGTGGAAGATTTTATGTCCGGAGATTGTCAACTCGATTATGAACTTTTTGTTCATTTGCTGGCCAAAGATTTTCTCAAAGAAAAGTAAAATCCAACATCTTGGATTCAAAACAGTCTATTGA
- the LOC122610692 gene encoding 11-beta-hydroxysteroid dehydrogenase-like 2, which translates to MIHIILNIIVPVFSIIFFIFWVPGFWLSNVMRRCYKSVYPEELSGKVILITGASSGIGEHLAIEFAKEGAYLALVARREKQLRLVAQNAKAMGSPDVIVLPADISKIDDCKTFVYRTIKHFGKLDYLVNNAGVSSLGFFEEQSCFHNHASVLDINFWGSVYTTHFALPYLKRNKGKIIAICSTASWFVGPRLCFYNASKAAMLSFFETLRIEVDSDIDIIVVTPGMVKTNLTLDTKLEKGNALWIPALSSSTCAKDIVNCAKRGDNYLTNPFWMKTVFLWKMLCPTVLNATMKLVFISRAPDSSSKKSNTLQPDFNLTS; encoded by the exons ATGATTCacataattttgaatattattgTTCCTGTCTTTTCcataattttctttattttttgggTGCCTGGATTTTGGTTATCTAATGTGATGAGAAGATGCTATAAATCTGTGTATCCTGAAGAGCTCTCAGGCAAAGTTATACTTATTACTGGAGCTTCATCTGGCATTGGTGAG catttggctattgAGTTTGCGAAAGAGGGGGCGTATCTAGCATTAGTAGCACGACGGGAGAAACAACTTCGCTTGGTAGCCCAAAATGCTAAGGCAATGGGGTCGCCAGATGTAATCGTGTTACCAGCCGATATTTCCAAAATTGACGATTGTAAAACATTTGTGTATCGAACGATCAAACATTTCGGTAAAT TGGATTACCTTGTAAACAATGCTGGTGTCAGTTCACTTGGTTTTTTCGAAGAACAAAGTTGTTTCCACAATCATGCTTCAGTCTTG GACATAAACTTTTGGGGATCCGTTTATACTACACATTTTGCACTTCCGTATTTGAAGaggaacaaaggaaaaataataGCTATTTGTTCTACTGCAAGTTGGTTCGTAGGTCCAAGATTATGCTTCTACAAC gcAAGTAAAGCGGCGATGCTAAGTTTCTTTGAAACGTTGAGGATTGAGGTCGATTCAGATATTGATATAATTGTAGTAACGCCGGGAATGGTCAAGACGAACTTAACCTTGGATACAAAATTAGAGAAG GGAAATGCATTATGGATACCAGCTCTATCATCTAGTACGTGTGCTAAGGATATCGTCAATTGTGCCAAACGCGGAGATAACTATCTTACAAATCCTTTTTGGATGAAGACGGTGTTCTTATGGAAGATGTTGTGTCCTACGGTTCTAAACGCGACTATGAAACTCGTGTTCATATCTAGGGCGCCGGATAGTTCGTCAAAGAAAAGCAATACCTTACAACCAGATTTCAACTTAACCTCTTGA